CTGTTCGTCAAGTTTCATGCTGATGTATCTTATAGTCTCGGCCAAATTAGGAATCATTACGTACTCAAGTGCATTAACGCGCCTTCTTGTGCGTTCAATCTCGCCGGCCATAAGTCTAATAGCTTTCTCTTCCGCTGCTAACTGCAATAAACGCAAAATTAACTTGCTGAACTGTTCTAACGCAGAATCAAGCAATAACGGCACATTGACAAAACCGTAATTTACTGGGTTGCCCTCCTGCTTTACGTCGTATTCAGGCACCATTACACTCATTACGTTATGCCACTTCACAGAAAGAGTCGACTTTGCGCCCGGAAAA
Above is a window of Synergistaceae bacterium DNA encoding:
- a CDS encoding V-type ATP synthase subunit D, whose amino-acid sequence is MARINVNPNRMELSRLKKRLSVAKRGHKLLKDKQDALIKAFLEKARAGKELREAVEKELSECYGTFVLSRAQTTPEILEQALIFPGAKSTLSVKWHNVMSVMVPEYDVKQEGNPVNYGFVNVPLLLDSALEQFSKLILRLLQLAAEEKAIRLMAGEIERTRRRVNALEYVMIPNLAETIRYISMKLDEQERSTLSRLMKIKEIVSA